From Leptodactylus fuscus isolate aLepFus1 chromosome 11, aLepFus1.hap2, whole genome shotgun sequence, one genomic window encodes:
- the LOC142185579 gene encoding olfactory receptor 5V1-like, producing MIQKNQSIAAYFIIKGISDAPELQTIVFLSVLLLYLLTLGGNTIILLLVCLDHKLHTPMYFFLANLSVLDMFSSTVTLHNILVIFITGDNTVSYGSCLCQMYFFGFLICDELLFLTAMSYDRYVAICNPLKYHLVMNPRLYIGLAILCWLLGMIEVIPSISLLLGFTCYKSNVINHFFCDLVPLMILSCSDTSFLEILSLTEGLVLITFTPFTLKIISYIFIISTILKIRSSIGRRKAFYTCSSHLTVVILLYSTLFYQYLRPTSSDTSRSNKFLSLFNTAAIPVLNPLIYSLKNKDVKSAMIQHLRFLKCFKQ from the coding sequence ATGATACAAAAAAATCAGAGCATTGCGGCGTACTTCATCATCAAAGGAATATCAGACGCTCCAGAGCTGCAAACCATCGTCTTCCTCTCCGTTCTTCTTCTATATCTTCTAACCCTTGGTGGTAACACGATCATCCTTCTCCTGGTGTGCCTGGATCACAAACTTCACACCCCTATGTACTTCTTCTTGGCCAACCTGTCCGTCTTGGATATGTTCTCCAGCACCGTCACGCTTCACAATATCCTTGTCATCTTTATAACAGGGGATAACACAGTCTCTTATGGGAGTTGTCTTTGTCAGATGTACTTTTTTGGGTTCCTGATTTGTGATGAGCTCCTGTTCCTGACTGCTATGAGTTACGATCGCTATGTTGCCATCTGTAATCCTCTGAAATACCACCTGGTCATGAATCCCAGACTCTACATAGGACTGGCCATTTTGTGTTGGCTGTTAGGCATGATAGAAGTGATACCCTCCATCAGTTTGCTCTTGGGCTTTACGTGCTACAAATCCAATGTAATAAATCACTTCTTCTGTGATCTTGTTCCTCTCATGATTCTGTCCTGCAGCGACACGTCTTTCTTGGAGATCTTAAGCTTGACAGAAGGTCTTGTCCTCATTACCTTCACCCCTTTTACTCTAAAGATAATCTCTTACATCTTCATCATTTCCACCATCCTGAAGATCCGTTCTAGCATTGGAAGACGTAAAGCCTTCTACACCTGTTCCTCGCACCTCACGGTGGTCATACTTCTCTACTCAACCCTCTTCTACCAGTACTTGAGGCCGACCTCCTCGGATACTTCAAGGTCCAACAAGTTCTTATCTTTATTTAACACGGCTGCTATCCCTGTCTTAAATCCCCTTATCTACAGCTTAAAAAATAAAGATGTGAAGTCGGCCATGATACAACATTTAAGGTTTCTAAAATGTTTTAAACAATGA
- the LOC142185580 gene encoding olfactory receptor 8G17-like — MNDSMVDYFVIRGMSDLPQLQCLIFLLVLVIYVITLGGNMTILLLVTMDHLLHTPMYFFLVNLSIMDMLSSTITLNKMLFIYVTKDHTISFFGCMTQVYLFSGITGNELLLMAAMSYDRYAAVCNPLHYTTIMSFLNCFLLSVICWTLGLLQAIPYVILLLRISCYKSLVINHFFCDLMPIMQLSCSNIDTLEILIYTEGLLLLNLTPCLLTFTPYIFIIISILKIKTTSGKHKAFYTCSSHLTVVVILYVSLGCQYLTPVSADKKTSNKLFSLFNTAAVPLLNPLIYSLRNKDVKAAFVRKLKVVKQIIS; from the coding sequence ATGAATGACTCCATGGTGGATTATTTTGTCATTAGAGGAATGTCCGATCTTCCGCAGCTACAGTGTCTTATCTTTCTTCTTGTTCTCGTCATTTATGTTATCACTCTTGGTGGTAACATGACTATTCTTCTGCTGGTCACCATGGATCATCTCCTCCATacccccatgtacttcttcttggTTAATTTGTCCATCATGGACATGTTATCCTCCACCATTACTCTCAATAAGATGCTCTTCATATATGTTACCAAGGACCATACCATTTCTTTCTTTGGCTGCATGACACAGGTTTACCTATTCTCTGGTATAACTGGAAATGAGTTACTACTGATGGCAGCCATGAGTTACGATCGGTACGCCGCCGTCTGCAATCCGCTACATTACACGACCATCATGAGTTTTCTAAATTGTTTCTTGCTGTCCGTCATCTGTTGGACCTTGGGGCTTCTTCAGGCCATACCTTATGTCATCCTATTGTTGAGAATCTCATGTTACAAGTCACTAGTAATAAATCACTTCTTTTGTGACCTTATGCCGATCATGCAACTCTCCTGCAGCAATATAGACACCTTGGAAATCCTGATCTATACCGAGGGACTTTTGTTATTAAATTTAACCCCATGTTTACTGACCTTTACTCCTTACATATTCATTATTATCTCTATTCTGAAGATCAAAACCACCTCTGGGAAACATAAGGCCTTCTATACGTGTTCTTCACATCTGACCGTGGTGGTCATCCTCTATGTATCTCTTGGGTGTCAATATCTAACCCCAGTATCGGCCGATAAAAAGACGTCCAATAAACTATTCTCATTGTTTAATACAGCGGCCGTACCCCTGCTCAACCCGCTCATTTATAGCTTAAGAAATAAGGACGTGAAGGCCGCGTTCGTGCGGAAGTTAAAGGTTGTAAAACAAATAATAAGTTGA